TATAAATTCCGCGTTTTCATCGTGTTTTTTAACTGCAATTCTGTAAAAGCCTTCGTCAAGACCGTTAAAATTTCCGCAGTTCCTTATCAGTATTTCTCGCTTTAAAAGTGACTTGTCAAGTCCGACACTGCCTTTAAATAAAATAAAATTTACGTCCGAATTAAATACTTTAAAGCCCAAATTTTTAAGCTCGCCTATTAAAAATTCACGTTCTTCTCTTATAATTTTTTTACCTTTTTCAAGATAATCATTATCATTAATCGCCGTAATTCCGCCGATTTGTGCCGCCGCCGACACATTCCACATCGGCAGCTGTCTTTGCACGTCACATACAAAATCAGTATCGGCAATCATATAACCGAGCCTTAATCCTGCCATTGCGTAAGTTTTCGTAAAAGCCTTGATAACAGGTACTTTTTCTTTCATCGAATATCCGTCCGCCAAATCCATAAAGCACTCGTCAAACACGCACACGATTTCCCTTTCACCGCAAACCTCCGCAATATGTTGAGCC
The DNA window shown above is from Hominilimicola fabiformis and carries:
- a CDS encoding pyridoxal phosphate-dependent aminotransferase, translating into MVYEHGGDIYRNKVRLDFSVNTNPLGMSENVKKAIAENIEQFGIYPDAMCINLRNAIAEKEQVGVDNVLCSNGAAEMIFAVVRAVMPKKSLLLAPTFSEYERALKSVGSQICYYYLKEENDFELQDDFIDYLDDIDMVFICNPNNPVGKIADKKKAQHIAEVCGEREIVCVFDECFMDLADGYSMKEKVPVIKAFTKTYAMAGLRLGYMIADTDFVCDVQRQLPMWNVSAAAQIGGITAINDNDYLEKGKKIIREEREFLIGELKNLGFKVFNSDVNFILFKGSVGLDKSLLKREILIRNCGNFNGLDEGFYRIAVKKHDENAEFIRELGDICG